One window of the Anas acuta chromosome 12, bAnaAcu1.1, whole genome shotgun sequence genome contains the following:
- the ATOSA gene encoding atos homolog protein A isoform X2 translates to MNAERNYSSTDTLDEYFEYEAEEFLVSLALLITEGRTPEYSIKGRTEGFHCPPAQSSQPPTTKHECSDRVAQCRQARRTRSEVMLLWKNNIPIMVEVMLLPDCCYSDEGPNTEGSDLNDPAIKQDALLLERWILEPVPRQSGDRFIEEKTLLLAVRSFVFFSQLSAWLSVSHGAVPRNILYRVSAADVDLQWTFSQTPTEHVFPVPNVSHNVALRVSVQSLPRQSNYPVLTCSIHTNLSFYEKQMQERKLHQRSESSAAEQCSTSSSQRVCGKQAWTMTPEGLLNVKKTPEFTTSIRNLKLYPSTGLGSDCGASQSKVQCYNATADNKTQSHETAVRTFKTFSLIDSRVTNGHCSHQPTGEINPLIGSLLQERQEVIARIAQHLIHCDPATSPVVAGRPFNLHETGSAMPKAFRSTYEDENLLKRGKENSPASVANLDKAIQEDGGEGKTRAIPEIPRLDPRAPVNHCGRPSAGEGNPLIDSLLQERQEVIARIAQHLIHCDPATSHVAGRPFKACETSPVTSKIFRSTYEDENLLKKGKDPSSVSFAKSNFSLLEDSSKSRTKTPDTPSSTSRFDGESKASLKLQARRKLILAKPNEAVRHAFHQTSNKTSHLFTNMHTSSSCVKENKSELPEKLEIIHSGYVQKDQITNRIKQCSNFSSIDEQICTNKLKERTVVSENNNTDSFNNLQIDKCRILEGTKKASVMQASDSLHKNELKCLDKDSKKTNIYEQNTQLISIENYLNKDHDSFKNKNKQEKTKTAHDENEDPVGLDFQSTSQKKSTEDSSVRCERLKNPDVQKAPSLKHTNIWRKHNFRSLDGTSTKAFHPRTGLPLLSSPVPQRKTQSGCFDLDSSLLQLKCLSARSPQQCINRDSDPESHGKPFLSSSAPPVTSLSLLGNFEESVLNFRLDPLGIVEGFTAEVGASGVFCPTHMTLPVEVSFYSVSDDNAPSPYMGVITLESLGKRGYRVPPSGTIQVTLFNPNKTVVKMFVVIYDLREMPANHQTFLRQRTFSVPVRREIKRTVNKENSQQTEERLLRYLIHLRFQSSKSGKIYLHRDVRLLFSRKSMEVDSGAAYELKSYTESPTNPQFSPRC, encoded by the exons ATACTTTAGATGAATACTTCGAGTATGAAGCTGAGGAGTTCCTGGTCTCCTTGGCCTTGCTGATCACTGAAGGTCGAACACCTGAATATTCGATAAAGGGCAGAACAGAGGGCTTCCACTGTCCTCCAGCACAATCGAGTCAGCCCCCAACAACTAAGCATGAATGCAGTGACAGAGTGGCTCAG TGTCGTCAAGCCAGGCGAACCAGATCTGAGGTTATGCTGCTGTGGAAAAACAATATTCCGATCATGGTAGAAGTGATGTTGCTTCCAGACTGTTGCTACAGCGATGAAGGGCCTAACACCGAGGGGAGTGATTTAAATGATCCTGCAATCAAACAAGATGCATTGCTGTTAGAAAGGTGGATTTTGGAACCAGTTCCTCGACA AAGTGGAGATCGATTCATTGAAGAGAAGACACTTTTACTGGCTGTTCGCTCTTTCGTTTTCTTCTCTCAACTGAGCGCATGGCTGAGTGTTTCCCATGGTGCTGTTCCCCGTAACATTCTGTACAG GGTGAGCGCTGCAGATGTGGACTTGCAGTGGACGTTCTCCCAGACACCAACTGAGCACGTGTTTCCTGTTCCTAATGTTTCTCACAATGTGGCCTTGAGAGTCAGTGTCCAGTCCTTGCCCAGACAGTCGAACTACCCAGTTCTGACTTGTAGTATTCACACCAACCTTAGCTTTTACGAAAAGCAAATGCAAGAGCGTAAGTTACATCAGCGCAGTGAATCCAGTGCGGCAGAGCAGTGCAGTACCTCCAGTTCGCAGCGTGTCTGTGGGAAACAAGCGTGGACAATGACACCTGAAGGCCTACTTAATGTAAAAAAGACACCCGAATTTACTACATCTATCAGAAATTTAAAGCTTTATCCATCTACCGGCCTTGGATCTGACTGTGGGGCATCACAATCTAAAGTTCAGTGCTATAATGCTACAGCAGACAATAAGACACAATCTCATGAAACAGCTGTCAGAacttttaaaaccttttctttaATTGACTCCCGTGTTACAAATGGTCATTGCTCTCATCAGCCCACCGGAGAAATCAACCCTTTAATAGGCTCTTTACTTCAAGAGCGACAAGAAGTCATTGCAAGAATTGCTCAGCACTTGATTCACTGTGATCCAGCTACTTCACCGGTTGTTGCTGGACGTCCCTTCAACCTACATGAAACTGGctcagctatgccaaaagctTTTCGGAGTACTTACGAAGATGAAAACTTGCTTAAGAGAGGCAAGGAAAACTCCCCTGCTTCTGTTGCCAACTTAGATAAAGCAATACAAGAAGATGGTGGTGAAGGCAAAACCAGAGCAATACCAGAGATCCCAAGGCTCGATCCCCGTGCTCCAGTGAACCACTGTGGCCGTCCCTCTGCAGGAGAGGGAAACCCTCTCATCGATTCTCTGCTTCAGGAGCGGCAGGAGGTTATAGCAAGGATTGCCCAGCACTTGATTCATTGCGATCCAGCTACTTCTCATGTTGCGGGACGTCCATTCAAAGCATGTGAAACTAGCCCAGTTACTTCAAAAATTTTCCGAAGTACATATGAAGATGAAAATTTGCTGAAGAAAGGCAAGGATCcgtcttctgtttcttttgctaAATCCAATTTTTCTTTGCTAGAAGACAGCAGTAAATCAAGGACGAAAACACCTGATACTCCTAGCAGTACTTCTAGGTTTGATGGTGAATCGAAGGCTTCTCTGAAACTccaagcaagaagaaaattgattttagCAAAACCTAATGAAGCTGTCCGACACGCATTTCATCAGACTTCAAATAAGACTTCTCATTTATTTACTAATATGCACACATCATCATCAtgtgttaaagaaaataaatctgaattgcCAGAAAAATTGGAAATAATACATTCTGGTTATGTGCAGAAAGACCAGATAACCAATAGAATTAAACAGTGTTCAAATTTTAGCAGCATTGATGAACAGATTTGCACAAACAAACTTAAAGAAAGAACAGTTGTTAGTGAGAACAACAACACGGACAGTTTTAACAATTTACAGATAGATAAATGCAGAATACTTGAAGGTACAAAAAAAGCATCTGTGATGCAGGCATCTGACTCTTTGCACAAGAATGAGCTCAAGTGTTTAGATAAagactcaaaaaaaacaaatatttatgagCAAAATACTCAGCTTATTAgtattgaaaattatttaaataaagaccatgacagtttcaaaaataaaaacaaacaagagaaaacaaaaactgcacaTGATGAGAATGAAGACCCAGTAGGCCTTGATTTCCAAAGCACTTCTCAGAAGAAATCTACGGAAGACAGCTCAGTCAGGTGTGAGCGACTGAAGAACCCAGATGTGCAG AAAGCACCATCtctaaaacacacaaatatatgGCGGAAACACAACTTTCGATCCTTGGATGGAACTTCAACCAAGGCTTTTCATCCCAGAACTGGATTGCCTCTACTTTCGAGTCCT GTTCctcaaagaaaaacacagtctGGGTGCTTTGATCTGGATTCATCGCTGCTGCAGTTGAAATGTTTGTCTGCAAGAAG CCCACAACAATGTATAAACAGAGACAGTGATCCAGAGAGCCATGGGAAACCATTTTTAAGTTCTAGCGCTCCACCAGTAACAAGTCTTAGCCTTCTGGGAAACTTTGAG GAGTCTGTCTTGAATTTTCGCTTAGACCCGCTAGGCATCGTTGAGGGTTTTACAGCAGAAGTGGGAGCGAGCGGAGTCTTTTGTCCCACTCACATGACTCTGCCAGTGGAAGTGTCATTCTACAGCGTTTCGGATGATAACGCACCCTCTCCTTACATG ggTGTAATTACTCTGGAGTCCCTTGGTAAAAGGGGTTATCGGGTACCGCCTTCAGGAACGATACAAGTG accTTATTTAACCCTAACAAAACTGTGGTGAAGATGTTTGTGGTGATCTATGACTTGAGAGAGATGCCAGCTAATCATCAAACATTCCTACGGCAAAGAACTTTCTCTGTTCCTGTGAGACGAGAAATCAAGCGGACTGTCAATAAAGAAAATAGTCAACAGACTGAAGAAAGGCTACTTCGCTACCTCATACATCTGAG
- the ATOSA gene encoding atos homolog protein A isoform X3, translated as MKPERDTLDEYFEYEAEEFLVSLALLITEGRTPEYSIKGRTEGFHCPPAQSSQPPTTKHECSDRVAQCRQARRTRSEVMLLWKNNIPIMVEVMLLPDCCYSDEGPNTEGSDLNDPAIKQDALLLERWILEPVPRQSGDRFIEEKTLLLAVRSFVFFSQLSAWLSVSHGAVPRNILYRVSAADVDLQWTFSQTPTEHVFPVPNVSHNVALRVSVQSLPRQSNYPVLTCSIHTNLSFYEKQMQERKLHQRSESSAAEQCSTSSSQRVCGKQAWTMTPEGLLNVKKTPEFTTSIRNLKLYPSTGLGSDCGASQSKVQCYNATADNKTQSHETAVRTFKTFSLIDSRVTNGHCSHQPTGEINPLIGSLLQERQEVIARIAQHLIHCDPATSPVVAGRPFNLHETGSAMPKAFRSTYEDENLLKRGKENSPASVANLDKAIQEDGGEGKTRAIPEIPRLDPRAPVNHCGRPSAGEGNPLIDSLLQERQEVIARIAQHLIHCDPATSHVAGRPFKACETSPVTSKIFRSTYEDENLLKKGKDPSSVSFAKSNFSLLEDSSKSRTKTPDTPSSTSRFDGESKASLKLQARRKLILAKPNEAVRHAFHQTSNKTSHLFTNMHTSSSCVKENKSELPEKLEIIHSGYVQKDQITNRIKQCSNFSSIDEQICTNKLKERTVVSENNNTDSFNNLQIDKCRILEGTKKASVMQASDSLHKNELKCLDKDSKKTNIYEQNTQLISIENYLNKDHDSFKNKNKQEKTKTAHDENEDPVGLDFQSTSQKKSTEDSSVRCERLKNPDVQKAPSLKHTNIWRKHNFRSLDGTSTKAFHPRTGLPLLSSPVPQRKTQSGCFDLDSSLLQLKCLSARSPQQCINRDSDPESHGKPFLSSSAPPVTSLSLLGNFEESVLNFRLDPLGIVEGFTAEVGASGVFCPTHMTLPVEVSFYSVSDDNAPSPYMGVITLESLGKRGYRVPPSGTIQVTLFNPNKTVVKMFVVIYDLREMPANHQTFLRQRTFSVPVRREIKRTVNKENSQQTEERLLRYLIHLRFQSSKSGKIYLHRDVRLLFSRKSMEVDSGAAYELKSYTESPTNPQFSPRC; from the exons ATACTTTAGATGAATACTTCGAGTATGAAGCTGAGGAGTTCCTGGTCTCCTTGGCCTTGCTGATCACTGAAGGTCGAACACCTGAATATTCGATAAAGGGCAGAACAGAGGGCTTCCACTGTCCTCCAGCACAATCGAGTCAGCCCCCAACAACTAAGCATGAATGCAGTGACAGAGTGGCTCAG TGTCGTCAAGCCAGGCGAACCAGATCTGAGGTTATGCTGCTGTGGAAAAACAATATTCCGATCATGGTAGAAGTGATGTTGCTTCCAGACTGTTGCTACAGCGATGAAGGGCCTAACACCGAGGGGAGTGATTTAAATGATCCTGCAATCAAACAAGATGCATTGCTGTTAGAAAGGTGGATTTTGGAACCAGTTCCTCGACA AAGTGGAGATCGATTCATTGAAGAGAAGACACTTTTACTGGCTGTTCGCTCTTTCGTTTTCTTCTCTCAACTGAGCGCATGGCTGAGTGTTTCCCATGGTGCTGTTCCCCGTAACATTCTGTACAG GGTGAGCGCTGCAGATGTGGACTTGCAGTGGACGTTCTCCCAGACACCAACTGAGCACGTGTTTCCTGTTCCTAATGTTTCTCACAATGTGGCCTTGAGAGTCAGTGTCCAGTCCTTGCCCAGACAGTCGAACTACCCAGTTCTGACTTGTAGTATTCACACCAACCTTAGCTTTTACGAAAAGCAAATGCAAGAGCGTAAGTTACATCAGCGCAGTGAATCCAGTGCGGCAGAGCAGTGCAGTACCTCCAGTTCGCAGCGTGTCTGTGGGAAACAAGCGTGGACAATGACACCTGAAGGCCTACTTAATGTAAAAAAGACACCCGAATTTACTACATCTATCAGAAATTTAAAGCTTTATCCATCTACCGGCCTTGGATCTGACTGTGGGGCATCACAATCTAAAGTTCAGTGCTATAATGCTACAGCAGACAATAAGACACAATCTCATGAAACAGCTGTCAGAacttttaaaaccttttctttaATTGACTCCCGTGTTACAAATGGTCATTGCTCTCATCAGCCCACCGGAGAAATCAACCCTTTAATAGGCTCTTTACTTCAAGAGCGACAAGAAGTCATTGCAAGAATTGCTCAGCACTTGATTCACTGTGATCCAGCTACTTCACCGGTTGTTGCTGGACGTCCCTTCAACCTACATGAAACTGGctcagctatgccaaaagctTTTCGGAGTACTTACGAAGATGAAAACTTGCTTAAGAGAGGCAAGGAAAACTCCCCTGCTTCTGTTGCCAACTTAGATAAAGCAATACAAGAAGATGGTGGTGAAGGCAAAACCAGAGCAATACCAGAGATCCCAAGGCTCGATCCCCGTGCTCCAGTGAACCACTGTGGCCGTCCCTCTGCAGGAGAGGGAAACCCTCTCATCGATTCTCTGCTTCAGGAGCGGCAGGAGGTTATAGCAAGGATTGCCCAGCACTTGATTCATTGCGATCCAGCTACTTCTCATGTTGCGGGACGTCCATTCAAAGCATGTGAAACTAGCCCAGTTACTTCAAAAATTTTCCGAAGTACATATGAAGATGAAAATTTGCTGAAGAAAGGCAAGGATCcgtcttctgtttcttttgctaAATCCAATTTTTCTTTGCTAGAAGACAGCAGTAAATCAAGGACGAAAACACCTGATACTCCTAGCAGTACTTCTAGGTTTGATGGTGAATCGAAGGCTTCTCTGAAACTccaagcaagaagaaaattgattttagCAAAACCTAATGAAGCTGTCCGACACGCATTTCATCAGACTTCAAATAAGACTTCTCATTTATTTACTAATATGCACACATCATCATCAtgtgttaaagaaaataaatctgaattgcCAGAAAAATTGGAAATAATACATTCTGGTTATGTGCAGAAAGACCAGATAACCAATAGAATTAAACAGTGTTCAAATTTTAGCAGCATTGATGAACAGATTTGCACAAACAAACTTAAAGAAAGAACAGTTGTTAGTGAGAACAACAACACGGACAGTTTTAACAATTTACAGATAGATAAATGCAGAATACTTGAAGGTACAAAAAAAGCATCTGTGATGCAGGCATCTGACTCTTTGCACAAGAATGAGCTCAAGTGTTTAGATAAagactcaaaaaaaacaaatatttatgagCAAAATACTCAGCTTATTAgtattgaaaattatttaaataaagaccatgacagtttcaaaaataaaaacaaacaagagaaaacaaaaactgcacaTGATGAGAATGAAGACCCAGTAGGCCTTGATTTCCAAAGCACTTCTCAGAAGAAATCTACGGAAGACAGCTCAGTCAGGTGTGAGCGACTGAAGAACCCAGATGTGCAG AAAGCACCATCtctaaaacacacaaatatatgGCGGAAACACAACTTTCGATCCTTGGATGGAACTTCAACCAAGGCTTTTCATCCCAGAACTGGATTGCCTCTACTTTCGAGTCCT GTTCctcaaagaaaaacacagtctGGGTGCTTTGATCTGGATTCATCGCTGCTGCAGTTGAAATGTTTGTCTGCAAGAAG CCCACAACAATGTATAAACAGAGACAGTGATCCAGAGAGCCATGGGAAACCATTTTTAAGTTCTAGCGCTCCACCAGTAACAAGTCTTAGCCTTCTGGGAAACTTTGAG GAGTCTGTCTTGAATTTTCGCTTAGACCCGCTAGGCATCGTTGAGGGTTTTACAGCAGAAGTGGGAGCGAGCGGAGTCTTTTGTCCCACTCACATGACTCTGCCAGTGGAAGTGTCATTCTACAGCGTTTCGGATGATAACGCACCCTCTCCTTACATG ggTGTAATTACTCTGGAGTCCCTTGGTAAAAGGGGTTATCGGGTACCGCCTTCAGGAACGATACAAGTG accTTATTTAACCCTAACAAAACTGTGGTGAAGATGTTTGTGGTGATCTATGACTTGAGAGAGATGCCAGCTAATCATCAAACATTCCTACGGCAAAGAACTTTCTCTGTTCCTGTGAGACGAGAAATCAAGCGGACTGTCAATAAAGAAAATAGTCAACAGACTGAAGAAAGGCTACTTCGCTACCTCATACATCTGAG
- the ATOSA gene encoding atos homolog protein A isoform X1, which translates to MVRGGDKGPRAADTLDEYFEYEAEEFLVSLALLITEGRTPEYSIKGRTEGFHCPPAQSSQPPTTKHECSDRVAQCRQARRTRSEVMLLWKNNIPIMVEVMLLPDCCYSDEGPNTEGSDLNDPAIKQDALLLERWILEPVPRQSGDRFIEEKTLLLAVRSFVFFSQLSAWLSVSHGAVPRNILYRVSAADVDLQWTFSQTPTEHVFPVPNVSHNVALRVSVQSLPRQSNYPVLTCSIHTNLSFYEKQMQERKLHQRSESSAAEQCSTSSSQRVCGKQAWTMTPEGLLNVKKTPEFTTSIRNLKLYPSTGLGSDCGASQSKVQCYNATADNKTQSHETAVRTFKTFSLIDSRVTNGHCSHQPTGEINPLIGSLLQERQEVIARIAQHLIHCDPATSPVVAGRPFNLHETGSAMPKAFRSTYEDENLLKRGKENSPASVANLDKAIQEDGGEGKTRAIPEIPRLDPRAPVNHCGRPSAGEGNPLIDSLLQERQEVIARIAQHLIHCDPATSHVAGRPFKACETSPVTSKIFRSTYEDENLLKKGKDPSSVSFAKSNFSLLEDSSKSRTKTPDTPSSTSRFDGESKASLKLQARRKLILAKPNEAVRHAFHQTSNKTSHLFTNMHTSSSCVKENKSELPEKLEIIHSGYVQKDQITNRIKQCSNFSSIDEQICTNKLKERTVVSENNNTDSFNNLQIDKCRILEGTKKASVMQASDSLHKNELKCLDKDSKKTNIYEQNTQLISIENYLNKDHDSFKNKNKQEKTKTAHDENEDPVGLDFQSTSQKKSTEDSSVRCERLKNPDVQKAPSLKHTNIWRKHNFRSLDGTSTKAFHPRTGLPLLSSPVPQRKTQSGCFDLDSSLLQLKCLSARSPQQCINRDSDPESHGKPFLSSSAPPVTSLSLLGNFEESVLNFRLDPLGIVEGFTAEVGASGVFCPTHMTLPVEVSFYSVSDDNAPSPYMGVITLESLGKRGYRVPPSGTIQVTLFNPNKTVVKMFVVIYDLREMPANHQTFLRQRTFSVPVRREIKRTVNKENSQQTEERLLRYLIHLRFQSSKSGKIYLHRDVRLLFSRKSMEVDSGAAYELKSYTESPTNPQFSPRC; encoded by the exons ATACTTTAGATGAATACTTCGAGTATGAAGCTGAGGAGTTCCTGGTCTCCTTGGCCTTGCTGATCACTGAAGGTCGAACACCTGAATATTCGATAAAGGGCAGAACAGAGGGCTTCCACTGTCCTCCAGCACAATCGAGTCAGCCCCCAACAACTAAGCATGAATGCAGTGACAGAGTGGCTCAG TGTCGTCAAGCCAGGCGAACCAGATCTGAGGTTATGCTGCTGTGGAAAAACAATATTCCGATCATGGTAGAAGTGATGTTGCTTCCAGACTGTTGCTACAGCGATGAAGGGCCTAACACCGAGGGGAGTGATTTAAATGATCCTGCAATCAAACAAGATGCATTGCTGTTAGAAAGGTGGATTTTGGAACCAGTTCCTCGACA AAGTGGAGATCGATTCATTGAAGAGAAGACACTTTTACTGGCTGTTCGCTCTTTCGTTTTCTTCTCTCAACTGAGCGCATGGCTGAGTGTTTCCCATGGTGCTGTTCCCCGTAACATTCTGTACAG GGTGAGCGCTGCAGATGTGGACTTGCAGTGGACGTTCTCCCAGACACCAACTGAGCACGTGTTTCCTGTTCCTAATGTTTCTCACAATGTGGCCTTGAGAGTCAGTGTCCAGTCCTTGCCCAGACAGTCGAACTACCCAGTTCTGACTTGTAGTATTCACACCAACCTTAGCTTTTACGAAAAGCAAATGCAAGAGCGTAAGTTACATCAGCGCAGTGAATCCAGTGCGGCAGAGCAGTGCAGTACCTCCAGTTCGCAGCGTGTCTGTGGGAAACAAGCGTGGACAATGACACCTGAAGGCCTACTTAATGTAAAAAAGACACCCGAATTTACTACATCTATCAGAAATTTAAAGCTTTATCCATCTACCGGCCTTGGATCTGACTGTGGGGCATCACAATCTAAAGTTCAGTGCTATAATGCTACAGCAGACAATAAGACACAATCTCATGAAACAGCTGTCAGAacttttaaaaccttttctttaATTGACTCCCGTGTTACAAATGGTCATTGCTCTCATCAGCCCACCGGAGAAATCAACCCTTTAATAGGCTCTTTACTTCAAGAGCGACAAGAAGTCATTGCAAGAATTGCTCAGCACTTGATTCACTGTGATCCAGCTACTTCACCGGTTGTTGCTGGACGTCCCTTCAACCTACATGAAACTGGctcagctatgccaaaagctTTTCGGAGTACTTACGAAGATGAAAACTTGCTTAAGAGAGGCAAGGAAAACTCCCCTGCTTCTGTTGCCAACTTAGATAAAGCAATACAAGAAGATGGTGGTGAAGGCAAAACCAGAGCAATACCAGAGATCCCAAGGCTCGATCCCCGTGCTCCAGTGAACCACTGTGGCCGTCCCTCTGCAGGAGAGGGAAACCCTCTCATCGATTCTCTGCTTCAGGAGCGGCAGGAGGTTATAGCAAGGATTGCCCAGCACTTGATTCATTGCGATCCAGCTACTTCTCATGTTGCGGGACGTCCATTCAAAGCATGTGAAACTAGCCCAGTTACTTCAAAAATTTTCCGAAGTACATATGAAGATGAAAATTTGCTGAAGAAAGGCAAGGATCcgtcttctgtttcttttgctaAATCCAATTTTTCTTTGCTAGAAGACAGCAGTAAATCAAGGACGAAAACACCTGATACTCCTAGCAGTACTTCTAGGTTTGATGGTGAATCGAAGGCTTCTCTGAAACTccaagcaagaagaaaattgattttagCAAAACCTAATGAAGCTGTCCGACACGCATTTCATCAGACTTCAAATAAGACTTCTCATTTATTTACTAATATGCACACATCATCATCAtgtgttaaagaaaataaatctgaattgcCAGAAAAATTGGAAATAATACATTCTGGTTATGTGCAGAAAGACCAGATAACCAATAGAATTAAACAGTGTTCAAATTTTAGCAGCATTGATGAACAGATTTGCACAAACAAACTTAAAGAAAGAACAGTTGTTAGTGAGAACAACAACACGGACAGTTTTAACAATTTACAGATAGATAAATGCAGAATACTTGAAGGTACAAAAAAAGCATCTGTGATGCAGGCATCTGACTCTTTGCACAAGAATGAGCTCAAGTGTTTAGATAAagactcaaaaaaaacaaatatttatgagCAAAATACTCAGCTTATTAgtattgaaaattatttaaataaagaccatgacagtttcaaaaataaaaacaaacaagagaaaacaaaaactgcacaTGATGAGAATGAAGACCCAGTAGGCCTTGATTTCCAAAGCACTTCTCAGAAGAAATCTACGGAAGACAGCTCAGTCAGGTGTGAGCGACTGAAGAACCCAGATGTGCAG AAAGCACCATCtctaaaacacacaaatatatgGCGGAAACACAACTTTCGATCCTTGGATGGAACTTCAACCAAGGCTTTTCATCCCAGAACTGGATTGCCTCTACTTTCGAGTCCT GTTCctcaaagaaaaacacagtctGGGTGCTTTGATCTGGATTCATCGCTGCTGCAGTTGAAATGTTTGTCTGCAAGAAG CCCACAACAATGTATAAACAGAGACAGTGATCCAGAGAGCCATGGGAAACCATTTTTAAGTTCTAGCGCTCCACCAGTAACAAGTCTTAGCCTTCTGGGAAACTTTGAG GAGTCTGTCTTGAATTTTCGCTTAGACCCGCTAGGCATCGTTGAGGGTTTTACAGCAGAAGTGGGAGCGAGCGGAGTCTTTTGTCCCACTCACATGACTCTGCCAGTGGAAGTGTCATTCTACAGCGTTTCGGATGATAACGCACCCTCTCCTTACATG ggTGTAATTACTCTGGAGTCCCTTGGTAAAAGGGGTTATCGGGTACCGCCTTCAGGAACGATACAAGTG accTTATTTAACCCTAACAAAACTGTGGTGAAGATGTTTGTGGTGATCTATGACTTGAGAGAGATGCCAGCTAATCATCAAACATTCCTACGGCAAAGAACTTTCTCTGTTCCTGTGAGACGAGAAATCAAGCGGACTGTCAATAAAGAAAATAGTCAACAGACTGAAGAAAGGCTACTTCGCTACCTCATACATCTGAG